A region from the Penaeus monodon isolate SGIC_2016 chromosome 17, NSTDA_Pmon_1, whole genome shotgun sequence genome encodes:
- the LOC119583335 gene encoding dynein intermediate chain 2, ciliary-like, translating to MKCLQQTISCNIITYKNFQDALIILDLGAAVAAVTWSPYSSSVFVAVTDDGRVHVYDLFVRKCKPLCVQTLVQRRRVVTVCVAFNPFHPIILVGGEKGYLASLKLSPNLRRSHRDSKGPDPQDLKEIELCKMERLIATSNKD from the exons ATGAAATGTTTGCAGCAGACAATATCttgtaatataataacatataaaaacttTCAGGACGCCCTCATCATTCTAGACCTTGGAGCTGCTGTTGCAGCCGTGACATGGTCACCGTATAGCAGCAGTGTATTTGTAGCTGTCACAGACGATGGCCGTGTACACGTGTATGATCTTTTTGTACGTAAATGTAAGCCACTTTGCGTGCAAACCCTCGTTCAGCGACGGCGGGTGGTTACTGTATGTGTGGCATTTAATCCTTTTCATCCTATCATACTCGTCGGCGGTGAGAA AGGTTACTTAGCATCCCTCAAGCTTTCTCCAAATCTGAGGAGGTCACACAGAGACTCCAAAGGACCCGATCCTCAGGATCTAAAGGAGATAGAGTTATGCAAGATGGAAAGACTCATTGCTACAAGTAATAAAGATTAG
- the LOC119583919 gene encoding dynein intermediate chain 1, axonemal-like — MDGKHILPVTQVKWIRTQPREEVCLFSSALDGRVTQWHLHNNSLVHINILDFKNYELLAKPLPPPEKITLEGLVTCIAFCPNTEHVILVGVDTGALYQCSIVCSVHTLVRYSAHTSPVRGLAWNSHHSQIFLSCSVDWTVKVWLQHKMYVYKFL; from the exons ATGGATGGCAAGCATATATTACCGGTAACACAG GTAAAGTGGATTCGGACACAGCCTAGAGAAGAAGTATGTCTTTTTTCCTCGGCATTAGATGGACGCGTTACTCAGTGGCATTTGCATAATAATAGCCTCGTCCATATCAATATCTTAGACTTCAAAAACTACGAGTTGCTTGCGAAACCCCTTCCACCCCCGGAGAAAATAACTCTAGAAG GACTGGTGACCTGCATAGCATTCTGTCCGAACACCGAACATGTGATTCTAGTGGGCGTGGACACGGGTGCTTTATACCAGTGTTCCATAGTCTGCTCTGTTCACACTCTGGTTCGCTATTCTGCTCATACCTCACCAGTTAGGGGACTTGCTTGGAACAGTCATCACAGCCAGATATTTTTATCTTGCTCAGTTGACTGGACGGTAAAGGTCTGGCTGCAacacaaaatgtatgtatacaaatttttGTGA